Genomic segment of Fundidesulfovibrio magnetotacticus:
AAGGCCCTGGTGGGCGTGACCCCGGGCGTGGACTTCGGTCCCGGCGCCGAGGGCTACCTGCGCTTCTCCTACGCCAACTCGGTGGAGAACATCGAGGAAGGGCTCTCCCGCCTGGGGCGCTACCTGGAGGCGAGGGGCTAGGCGGAATCAGGCGGCTGCCAGCCCCCGCGCCAGGGCCGCAGCGCCCCACAGGCCCACGGCCTGATCCGTGACCAGGCGCACCGCCACTCCGGCCAGCAGCTCCGCCATGGTGGGGCTCGCCAGGAACTCCTCGCGGAAGGCCGGGTGCTCCAGCAGAAGCGGGTTGCGCGCCGCCACGCCGCCAGACACGAAGAGCCCGCCGCGCGCCGCCGTCTCCAGCACGTAGTCGCGGCAGGCGCGGCCCAGGAAGCGCGCGAACCACCGAGTCACCGGGCTCTCCGGGGTCATCCGGGCGGCGGCCTCGTGCACGGGGAGAGCCTCCCCGGTCAGGAATTGGTGGAGCAGCGCCAGGCCAGGCCCCGACACCACTGCCTCGCGGCGCAGGTGCGGCTCGCCCAGACGCTCCAGCACGAAGGCCCGGAAGCGCCATTCCTCGTCCGCGTCGCAGGGGAACAGGGCATGCCCGCCCTCGGAGGCGCACACCACGTAGCCGCCCCGTCCGTCCGGGACCAGCGCCGCCTTGCCCAGCCCGGTGCCGGGCCCCAGCACGGCCTGGGTCAGCCCGGGGTCCATGCGCCCGGGCAGGACCCCAAGGGAGCGCTCCTCGCCCAGGATGCGGCAGCCGTGGGCCTGGGCCGCGAAATCGTTGACCATGAGCGCGCGCGCGGGCAAAAGCCCCTCCGGCAGGGCGTCCAGGTCCAGCAGGTAGGGGATGTTGGGCGCGCGGCAGAAGCGACCCCGCACCACGGGCCCCGCCGCGGCCAGCACGGCCGAGGCCGCGCCGCGCGCGTCCAGGGCCTCCACGGCCTGTCCCGCCAGGGACGCGAAGCCCTCCTGCCCCCGCGTGGGGAGCGTCACCTGCGCCGCGAGCGCCAGGGCCTCCCCGGAGGCATCGAACAGGGCGAAGCGGGCGTTGGTGCCCCCGATATCCGCGACAAGAAATGTGTTGGTCTGCCCGTGCATGGTCGTCTCGTAGAGCGAATCCCGGTGCGGGGCAAGGGCACGGTTGAATTCGCCGCCGCTTTCTGGGATGGTCCGCACGAACCCAAACCGGAGGCCCCATGCGCAGATCCCTCCCCGCCGCCCTCGCCCTCTGCCTTTTCCTGGCCGGGGCGGCCCTGGCCGAACCCGTGCACTTCAAGTCGCTCCTCCCCATCGTGGCCGTGACGCTGCCGGGCTGGACGGCCGGAACGCCCTCGGGCTCCACGGTGAAGCAGCCCCTGGAGGCCAGCGAGGCCTCGGTGGAGTTCTCCAAGGGCGACCTGCGCCTGGAGATCGCCGTGTACGACGGCGGCCCGGCCATGGCCGCGGCCTTCGCCGCCGTGAGCCAGGTGGAGATGGAAACCACCGAGGAGAGCGTGAAGCCCGCTGGCGTGAAAGGCTACAGGGGCTCGCTCTTCACCCGGACAAACGACAAGGAAGTGGACCTGGTGCTCATGGTGGCTCCGCGCTTCGCGGTGTCGCTGCACATGACGGGCTCCGCCGACGCCGCCCTGGTGCTGGAGGCCGCCAACAGGCTGGACCTGGACAAACTGGCCGCCCTAAGCAAGTGAGCCCCGGCCCGCTCGGAAGCCTCCCCATGAAAACGCCGGACGCCCCGCCCGGAGCGCCTTCCCGACCGGCCGACGGCCCCGGGGAAAGGACCGGCCCATGACCGACCCGGACATCCTGAACTTCGTGCGCCTGGACGACCGGCTGGCCTGCGCGGGCCAGCCGCTGCCCGGGCACTTCCCCCTGCTGGCGGCGCGCGGCTTCCGGGCCGTGGTGAACCTGGCCACCGAGGCCTCCACCGGCCACCTGCCCGGCGAGGCGGCCCTCTGCCGGGCCGAAGGGCTCGATTTCTCCTGGATTCCCGTCCCCTGGGACGCCCCCACGTCCGGCGACTTCCAGGCCTTCGAGGCCTGGCTCGCGCCACGGCGCGCGGGGCACGTCCTGGTGCATTGCGCCAAGAACTGGCGCGCCTCGCTGTTTTGCGCGCTCTACCGCGTGCTGCACGAGGGCCGCGACCCCGAAAAGGCCCGCGAGGACGTGCTGGAAGTCTGGGAGCCGGACGCCGCGTGGTCGGCCCTGGCGCGGGAAGTGCTCGCCTCGCGGGGCCGCGATCCCTTCCTGCCCTGACCGCGCACCCAGCCCCAAAGCGCCCTGGCGTCATGCAACGCCGGACAACGGGATACGCCCTCCGCGTCCGTGCGCCCCGCCCCGTCCGTGCCGCCCCGTCCGTGCCGCCCCGCTTGGCCGTGCGGCAGCGTCCGTCGCGAGGTGCCGGCCGACGCCCGCTCAGTCCGGGTCTTCCCCCGGGAGAGGGCGGTCCACCACCACGCGCAGGGGAGAGTGCATATGCAGGTCGCGCTGGGGGAAGGGGAACTCCACGCCGCGTGCCTTGAACGCCTCCCAGATGCCCAGCTGCACCGCGCTGGACACCTTGGCCAGGCCGCGCTCCGGGTGGTCCACCCACATGCGCAGCTCCAGAAGCACGGCGTTGTCCCCGAACTCCCGCAGGAGCACCATGGGCTTGGGGTTGGTGAGCACGCGGTCCTGGCCCTCGCAGGCCTTGAGCATCAGCTCCGAGGCAAGCTTGAGGTCCGTGGCGTAGGCCACCCCCACGGGGATGCGCACCCGCACGCTGGACCCCGTGTAGGACCAGTTGACCACCTTGTTGGCGACGAGCTCGTCGTTGGGGATCAGGAAGGCCTTGCCGTCGCGCGTGACCATGGAGGCGTAGCGCGCGTTCATGGAGTCCACCCAGCCGTAGACGCCGCCCACCTCGATCACGTCGCCGGGCTTGATGGAGTTGTCCAGCAGCAGGATCACCCCGCTCACCAGGTTGGAGACCACCTTCTGCAGGCCGAAGCCGATGCCCAGGCCCGCCGCGCCGCTGAACACCGTGAGCATGTGCACGTTGATGCCCACCAGATCCAGCGCCGAGATGATGGACACCGAGTAGAGCCCGATCTTGGTGAGCTTGGACACAAGCACCCGCACCCGGGGCTTCACGTCCGCCATACGCTCCAGGGCCGCTTCCAGGAAGGCGCAGAGTTTGTTGATGAGCGGCAGCATGATGGCCAGAAGGATCATGGCCTTCACCACTTCCAGCAGCGAGAGACGCTCGTTGTCGAAGCTGAGCGCCATGCCGTCCAGGTAGTTCACCAACGGGTCCAGCGCGCCCGCGCCTTCCAGGGCGTAGAGGCCCACCACCAGCACCGTCACCAGGCGCGTCCAGCCGTGCGGCAGCAGAAGCGACGCGAAGAACTGGATCACCAGCCACGCCTCGGCCACCTTGAGCCCGATCCCCGTGACCACGGAGGGCCAGCCCCAGGCCTCCGAGACCGACAGCACCACCCGCAGCGCCAAAAGCATCGCCAGCGGGGCCAGAAAGCCCGGCAGCCGCTGCGACACCCACAGGCGCAACTGCTCGCGACCCTGCACCTTGGAGGACAGGATGCGCCCCAACGCCCGCGCCGCGAAAATCCCGAGCGCCAGGGCCGCCAGACAGACCAGGGCCTGGACAAGGCCGCTCTCGTGGAGCACGTGCTCGTTCAGCCAGCCCTGGACGCCACGCCAGCCGAACGCCAGCGGTTTCACGGTGGTCTGGTCCATGCCCTCTCCCTTCACGTCGGGTGCGCCCTTGACAAGCGGCGTCCGGTGCTGTCTTTAACACCTCCCGTTCCGGGATGAAACCGCCCATGCACGACATCCTCGCTTTCCTTGCCGCTGGCGCGGCGCTGGGCCTGGCCGCCGGACTCACGCCCGGTCCGCTCCAGGCGCTCATCTGCCTGCAGACCATCACCCACGGTCCCCGTGAGGGGGCCAAGGTGGGCATGGCCCCCCTGTTCTCGGACCTGCCCGTGATGCTGGCCTGCATCCTTGCCCTGGACGCCCTCTCGGGCCAGCCGTGGGTGATGGGCGTCATGTCCCTGGCGGGCGCGCTGGTGGTGCTGCGCTTCGGCCTGGGCGCGCTGCGCAGCGGCCCCGCAAGCCTGGACGTGGACCCCGGCACGGCCCGCTCCTGGCGCAAGGGCGTGGCCACCAACATCCTCAACCCCAAGATGATCCTCTTCTGGGCCACCGTGGGCGCGCCCACCACCCTCTCGGCCTGGCAGGCCTCCGGCGCGGCCTGCGCGGCCTTCCTGGGCGCGTTCTACGCCCTGCTCCTGGGCGCCAACCTGGCCGTGGCCTGGCTCTCGGGGCGCTTCGCCCGATTCCTCTCGGGGCCGGGCTACGTGTGGACCATGCGCGTGCTGGGCGCGCTGCTCGTCCTGGTGGCCGCCCGACTGGCCTGGGACGGCCTGGCGCGCCTCGGCCTTGCCTAGCCGCGCGCCCCACGCTACACCGCACGCCTCAAGACCCAACTAAGGACACCGCCATGCACGCTCACAAGCCCTACACCCTGGCCCTGGTCCAGATGGCCCCGGCCGAAACGACCCGGGCCTCCGTCGAGAAGGCCGCCGACCTCGTGCGCGAGGCCGGCAAACAGGGCGCGTCCCTGGTCTGCCTGCCCGAACTCTTCGCCACGCCCTACTTCTGCCAGACCGAAGACCACGCCCACTTCGCCCTGGCCGAGCCCATCCCAGGCCCCACCACGCAGGCCCTGGCCCTGGCCGCCAAGGACGCCAAGGCCACCGTGGTCATCCCGCTCTTCGAGCGGCGCGCCTCCGGGCTCTACCACAACTCCCTGGCCGTGGCCGGGCCCGACGGGAACCTCCTCGGCGTCTACCGCAAGATGCACATCCCCGACGACCCGCTCTTCTACGAGAAGTTCTACTTCACCCCCGGCGACCTGGGCTTCAAACGCTTCGACACCCCCGTGGGCCCCATCGGAACACTCATCTGCTGGGACCAGTGGTACCCCGAGGCCGCGCGCCTCACCGCACTGCGCGGCGCGGACATCCTCTTCTACCCCACCGCCATCGGCTGGCACCCCTCCGAGAAGGCCCAGTACGGCACGGAACAGCGCGAGGCCTGGATGACCATCCAGCGCTCCCACGCCATCGCCAACGGCTGCTACGTGGCCAGCGTCAACCGCGTGGGCCACGAAATCCCCCCCTCCGGCGGCGACGGCCTGGAATTCTGGGGATCGAGCTTCGTCTGCGGCCCCATGGGAACCATCATCGCGGAAGCCTCCACCGTGCTCGAAGAGATCATCCTGGCCGAGATCGACCCCCAAAAGGTGGACACCACCCGCACCCACTGGCCCTTCCTGCGCGACCGCAGGATCGACGCCTACGGCGACATCGTGCGCCGGTATATCGACGAAGAGTAAGAGTGAGAGGGGAGAGAAGAGAACCGGGGGAAACCCCTTTTTGTGAACAAAAAGGGGTTTCCCCCGGACCCCCTTCCCCAAAAAAACTTTAGTGGGCTTCGCGGGCTGCACCGGCGGCGTCGGTGAAGGACGCGAAGCGACAAGGGAGTGCAGAGGGCGAAGCCCTTTGCCCGCCGGAGGCTTCTTCCATGACCACGCCCGCACCCGAGACCGACGCCCCACGCCTGCCCGCCGAGTGGGAGCCCCACGCCGCCACCTGGCTGGCCTGGCCCAAGAACCCGCGCGACTGGCCGGGCAAGTTCCATCCCATCCCCTGGGTGTTCGGGGAGATCGTGCGCAGGATCGCCCAGTTCGAGACCGTGCGCCTCCTGGTGGACGACGCCGCCTGGGAGGACAAGGCCCGGCGCGTGCTGGGCAAGGCCGGGGCCGACCTCGAACGCGTGCGCTTCCACCACGTGCCCACCGACCGGGGCTGGTGCCGGGACATGCTCCCGGCCTTCACCCTGCGCCGCGCCTCGCCCCGGGTGCGGGCCGTGCGCTTCGGCTTCACCGGCTGGGCCAAGTACCCGGACCACCTCCTGGACGCGGAAGCGCCCGAGCACGTGGCCCGCGCGCTCAAGATGCCCATGGTGCGGGCCGCGGCCCAGGGCCGCCCCCTGGTGCTGGAGGGCGGCGGCATCGACGGCAACGGACGGGGGACGCTCTTGACCACCGAGGAATGCTTCCTCGACCCCATCACCCAGGTGCGCAACCCCGGCCTCACCGCCCGGGATTACGAGGACGCCTTCCGGGAATTTTTGGGCGTCGAGCAGGTGATCTGGCTGGGCAAGGGCATCGCCGGGGACGACACCCACGGCCACGTGGACGACCTCTGCCGCTTCGTGGCCCCCGACGCCGTGGTGCTC
This window contains:
- a CDS encoding glucokinase gives rise to the protein MRTIPESGGEFNRALAPHRDSLYETTMHGQTNTFLVADIGGTNARFALFDASGEALALAAQVTLPTRGQEGFASLAGQAVEALDARGAASAVLAAAGPVVRGRFCRAPNIPYLLDLDALPEGLLPARALMVNDFAAQAHGCRILGEERSLGVLPGRMDPGLTQAVLGPGTGLGKAALVPDGRGGYVVCASEGGHALFPCDADEEWRFRAFVLERLGEPHLRREAVVSGPGLALLHQFLTGEALPVHEAAARMTPESPVTRWFARFLGRACRDYVLETAARGGLFVSGGVAARNPLLLEHPAFREEFLASPTMAELLAGVAVRLVTDQAVGLWGAAALARGLAAA
- a CDS encoding protein tyrosine phosphatase family protein — its product is MTDPDILNFVRLDDRLACAGQPLPGHFPLLAARGFRAVVNLATEASTGHLPGEAALCRAEGLDFSWIPVPWDAPTSGDFQAFEAWLAPRRAGHVLVHCAKNWRASLFCALYRVLHEGRDPEKAREDVLEVWEPDAAWSALAREVLASRGRDPFLP
- a CDS encoding mechanosensitive ion channel family protein codes for the protein MDQTTVKPLAFGWRGVQGWLNEHVLHESGLVQALVCLAALALGIFAARALGRILSSKVQGREQLRLWVSQRLPGFLAPLAMLLALRVVLSVSEAWGWPSVVTGIGLKVAEAWLVIQFFASLLLPHGWTRLVTVLVVGLYALEGAGALDPLVNYLDGMALSFDNERLSLLEVVKAMILLAIMLPLINKLCAFLEAALERMADVKPRVRVLVSKLTKIGLYSVSIISALDLVGINVHMLTVFSGAAGLGIGFGLQKVVSNLVSGVILLLDNSIKPGDVIEVGGVYGWVDSMNARYASMVTRDGKAFLIPNDELVANKVVNWSYTGSSVRVRIPVGVAYATDLKLASELMLKACEGQDRVLTNPKPMVLLREFGDNAVLLELRMWVDHPERGLAKVSSAVQLGIWEAFKARGVEFPFPQRDLHMHSPLRVVVDRPLPGEDPD
- a CDS encoding LysE family translocator, with product MHDILAFLAAGAALGLAAGLTPGPLQALICLQTITHGPREGAKVGMAPLFSDLPVMLACILALDALSGQPWVMGVMSLAGALVVLRFGLGALRSGPASLDVDPGTARSWRKGVATNILNPKMILFWATVGAPTTLSAWQASGAACAAFLGAFYALLLGANLAVAWLSGRFARFLSGPGYVWTMRVLGALLVLVAARLAWDGLARLGLA
- a CDS encoding carbon-nitrogen hydrolase, which codes for MHAHKPYTLALVQMAPAETTRASVEKAADLVREAGKQGASLVCLPELFATPYFCQTEDHAHFALAEPIPGPTTQALALAAKDAKATVVIPLFERRASGLYHNSLAVAGPDGNLLGVYRKMHIPDDPLFYEKFYFTPGDLGFKRFDTPVGPIGTLICWDQWYPEAARLTALRGADILFYPTAIGWHPSEKAQYGTEQREAWMTIQRSHAIANGCYVASVNRVGHEIPPSGGDGLEFWGSSFVCGPMGTIIAEASTVLEEIILAEIDPQKVDTTRTHWPFLRDRRIDAYGDIVRRYIDEE
- a CDS encoding agmatine deiminase family protein; protein product: MTTPAPETDAPRLPAEWEPHAATWLAWPKNPRDWPGKFHPIPWVFGEIVRRIAQFETVRLLVDDAAWEDKARRVLGKAGADLERVRFHHVPTDRGWCRDMLPAFTLRRASPRVRAVRFGFTGWAKYPDHLLDAEAPEHVARALKMPMVRAAAQGRPLVLEGGGIDGNGRGTLLTTEECFLDPITQVRNPGLTARDYEDAFREFLGVEQVIWLGKGIAGDDTHGHVDDLCRFVAPDAVVLCREKDPSDENYRVLEENRERLEGVRLHGGGKLQVIDLPMPEPLFFDGVRLPASYANFYIANGTVLVPTFNDPRDRIALGILAECFPDRIVTGVHAVDLVWGFGTLHCLTHEQPSAGKALDIVHTS